The genomic stretch GGGGACTCTTAACCGGAGGCCCCAAAAGTATGCAATGGGTGAGGCCAGGCTTTAACTCAAGCCGACCATCTGTCCCCACCAAACGGGAGTTCCCAGCAGAAGACCGAGAACGAACATTCGGTACTGTGCCTAAAGCCCCGAGGCTCGAGAACAGTGTTTCAGCTGCACAATCGCATCGTAACTCACAGGCGAAATCAGTATCACCCTCGTTTTCGCGTGTCTCGACCGAAGCGGAACGACCACGGGAGCGAGCTGTATCCGCAGAGCGCCCTGTGATGCCCTCGCCCAAGCCGACCACGATCGAGACAAGGCGGCATTCCGATGTGGTAATGGCTGAAGCATCACCTCGTATGGCTAAACCACCTATGTCGGCTGCATCATCTGCACCAGAAGCTTTACAAGACTCTGACGATGATCTCGATTTAGACGAAGATGACTTTGCTGAATCGGAAGCAAAGTACAATCGGGAACGAGCTCTTCTGGAAGCCAAACGTGTCGATCTAAGTGCTTCGCATTTGCGCGCAACGAGTCCCTTACAAGAAATTGCCCTCTTGTCGTGTTTGACTGTTGATCACCTTCCACAGGCACAGCCTGACTTGGCGCACGGAGAGGAGATAAGCATGGATTTGCCTCGGGAAGAAACGCATCCATCTCCCGCCCAGACACTTACTGTGGAGCCTGGATCTACTCAGCCACCCCCAGATAGCATTACGGCAGATCTACCAACACCTAAAGCTGAGGAGTCAGAGGATGTCGACATGGAAGACAAGGATGAGGTGGAAAAAACGTCGGCTGCACCAGCCACTATCGCACTTCGGATTCGGCGCGAAACTTCTGCCGAGCAAGAGCCTCTCCCCGACCTTAGTGCGCTGCCTTATCTTGGATCTGGTCCTCCGACGCCGTTATCTGACATTGGACAAGACCGACCTAGCTTATCTGACTCCGTCATGGACGCCATTCGAAGCAAATTGCGTAAAAGCATCGAGCCGGAACTGAACATGGAGCAGACCCTAGAGCGATATGCTGCTGTATACAGGGAGTGGCGGTTACATATTCGTTCTTGGGACGAGGAGCGTGAACACGACGACCAAGACAGACAGCCATCAGCCGAACCCACTCTGAAGGCAGTCACTCCTGATGTACAAAATGCTGCGATGACCGGAATACTGGACGGATCGCTCGCAGCTACAGGCCGAAGAAGTCACGCGAGTCGGTGGGCTACTGAGCTAGATCTTGAGGCCGTTATCAAAGAATCTCTCAAGACtgctgaagaagagaagCTAGGGAAAAGAGACAAGGAGCCACGGAAAGCCATGGCTGATCCAGAGAAAGAGGCAGACTTGCCCATGGCGCTCACCGAAGCTGAGGCTCAACGACGACGATTTATTGATACAAATTTCCAACGCGAACCTGGCCAGGGAATTTTTGTGTTTCACTATGAGCCGCCCGAGGACGACTTTACTCCTGAGGAGCACCGGGTTATGGTACAAAATTATAGGGACCAATATGCCAAGAAGTGGGGCAAGTTAGCTGAAGTTCTGTATAAAGAAGTTGGAACGGAGCGCACCTACAAGGACTGCATAAATCACTACTATGCTACGAAGTGGGGTAGAGAGTACAAAGGCAAGATCCGCAAAGGGCGGGTCAGTAAAAGGcgtggtggtggaggtgtCGGTCGTGGTCGTGGAGCCATTGCTAACATGGACCGACCTGAAGTACAGGGAGAGGACGGTTTGCCATTGCCTGTCACTGAGACTGGACGGCCTCGACGATCGGCAGCTCCAACATTTGGTCCAACAGAAGTCGTTTCTGAGTTCGATCCGGCCTCAGGTACGGCCACACCGGGCCGAGCACGCCGGCAAACCGACGCCGATGGCACACAAGAAAAGAATGGACGTCGCGGAAAGACAGCAAAGGATAAGCTCGGTCGAAAGGCTAAAAACATGCCACTTGCAGCCGCTCCTATAGGCTCACCTGTGAAGGTTGATCGTAAAGACAAGGCCTTGGGAGTCAAGATGGAAGATGATACGAGCAAGCGGCCTCTAGGTGAAATGCCTATGCCTATTCATGGGGCTAACATGGATGATCAGATGATGTCATCCGGTGATATGCAACAGCTTTCCAGTCTTATGGATCGACCAAAAACACAGGTTGGCGGCGCAAGACCTGGTCCATCCAGCTACTGGTCGGTCTCCGAATTGCAGGATTTCGACAAGAATGTCGCACACTTCGGCACAGACTGGATTGCGACTGCAAACCACATGGGCACCAAGACACACACCATGATCAAGAACCAATACTTGCGCCTCGTTGAAGGAGGGAGATCAGACCTAGAGCAGGTAGCGAAGGAGGCAGATGTGCGGAGGGAACGAGGTGAGGATCTTGGGCCACCGCCAACACCGACACCAGCGGCCAAAAGACGATATGAGAGTACACAGGCAACACCCATTCGTCAGATCGCACCCACACCCGAAGAAGGATCTCCGCCCCTGAACCCGCTTGCGCTACCCAAAGTGTCCCCTCCGCAAACGAATCCCTCTTCGAGGTTTTCCACCATCGCTCAAGCACCCATGCAAGCCAAATCGCTGGTGCCTACATCGGGATTCCCTGCCTTACCAGAGACTAGTCTTGTGTCTGTACCTTCGATGCCACCGCAGCAGTCACCCCCCGCTCCACCTCAACGTACGCAGTCGCAGCACCATCACCAGCACTCCATGTCGCAGCACAAGCCGCAACCGCAACATCAGCCCCAACCCCAATCCCAGCCCCAAGGACCTCGAGCCGGGTACTTTTCAGAAGACTTGCCTCCGCGTTTCGAGTCGCGGCCGCCTTCACAGCCCTCTAACAGCCAGCAATCTCATCGGTCGCTCCAGCAACATGCGCCTCCACAGGCTCGCGCTCCTGAGCAGCATCATTCGCCTCTTTATCGCGGACTCCATTATCAGGAGCGAGAAAGCGTTGGCAGAGCCGAAGTCCAGCAAGAAGAGATACGACGAAGACAGGAACACCAACGACGTATTTCCCAAGAGATGACAAACCACAGAGCCTTCCCTCCGGGAAGTGGGCCCGTAATCATGCCTCCAGTACGCTCAACTTCTGGTGCGAGATCACCCGAGCATCGAGCCTTGCCATTCTCACATTCCCGGCACACATCACAAGTCCAGCCGCTCGGCCAAGCTGCAGCAGCCGACGTGTATTCACCGGCACCCAATACCAGTCATAACTCTCATGGTGTGCAACAGGTACCATCGCGGTCATCTATCCTCACACCACCTGTCAAAGAAGAGCCTAGGAATCCACCAACATCGCTTCCCTCCGCTCAGCCCCAACCATTGCTGCATTCACAATTGCAGCACCCACAACGCAGCCAGCCAACTATGCACAACACTCCTCCACCTGCTGTACCTAAGCCTGCTGCTGAGCCGCGAAAGTCGAATCTAATGTCACTCCTCAACGACACTGACCCAGAGGAGCCTAGACGGAAGAAGCCAAGCGAACAGGGGCCTCCATCGCACAGCTCTACACCTCAGCAGACCGCACCGATTGCACCGCCTCCGCCAACAACCCAAAGCTACTCGTTGTCCAGACGTCCACCCTATGAAGACACCATGGTAGTTCAGCCTCCCTTTTCTCGCCAATCTTATGCTCAACAGTCATCAATTCCTACTGCTTCATCGAGCAGGCCAATCGACTTGACGGACGACAAACAGCCGCCAGTAACTAGACCAAGCTTACGTGATACATGGCAAGCTCAGCAGCCGTTCCATAGAGGGATGTCGCAGACTCCGCAACTTGGTTCAATTTCATCTTCGCAGTCTGGGTTGCCTCAGCCGCCTGTTGCTCATGAGAGGTCATACGCCAACCATCGGTCTGTCTTTGGTCAGCATAACACGCCGCGCCAGAATCCAACACCGCCACCTCTTTCCGGTTTCAACAATTCGCCAAACCCTCATTCGCGTACACCAAGCATAAGTGGACCACCTGGTTCACTGCCTCGACATGCAATCCCAGGTACAACATCGACACAGCATGCACAGGCGCTAAACGCCTCGGCACAGATCCTGCAGCCCAACCCATATGCACAAGTCGACCCACCGGGAAGTGGCGGACCACCATCTGGACCAATGGGTATGCGTCCGAGCCCACACCTGCCGGCAAGCCATATATCACAGCAGCGAGACTCATCTGGACGCAACGACCATTCGCAGACCTCGAACGCAAATTTGTCATATTCGAACCCCCAAACGCCGAATGAGCTTTCAGGCCAGCATCCTTTCCAGAGCTTGAATCGGTTGACTGAACCGTACCGGCCCCGTGATCCCCGTGATGCCCATGATATGGATCATCGACAAATTTCAGATCGCGATACCAGTCGTGAGCTATCTCAGAGAACCGACTATCTGCGTGATCAACTCTCCAATCCTGTGTCACGCGCGACTGGTCCACCAATGCACGAGGATATGCGTTATCAGCCTCAAGATCGCGTGTATCTCTCGCAACGATCTCAGACCCCGCTGTCTAGGCCCGACCACGGTCAGCCTCCGCCTTTGCAGCATCCCCCACATTCATCGCTTGGTGTGGCAAATCACTCTCTCTACAGTCAACGTGTACCGGATGAACCATCACATCACTTTATGCGTGACCCTCAGAACCGTAGCATATCGAACCGTATTCGCGAAGAACACGCACAAATGCAACATCACCACCATGCGGCGGCTCATCGCGAGGAACATGTAAGAAGAGAAAACGAGATGAGGGAGCGGGAGATGCGGGAACGCGAGATGAGGGATCATGAGATGAGAGATCGTGATATGCGGGAACGTTCCGCCCGTGATGCACATTATAGGGAAAGCATTATGAGAGGAAGAGACATGAGAGGACCGCCACCACCCCCAGGATCGGGACCTGGATCCATGTCTGATCAACGCCCGCCTCCTACTACACCCATGGACTGGGTCAATGGCGTCAGGCATCAACAGGAGCGGGGCCCTTGGCAGCGTTGATGAAATTTCCTCCAATGTACTGTGCCAACGCACATATGATTTCTTATGTCGGGCTATGAATCAGCATTCCTGGTGTCATGTTCTTATTTCCTCGACGTTGTACCTTGTTACTGCGCGTTCACGCGTCGGCGTTTTCTGGGGGGTGGCCGTGTTGTTTTTGCTATACCAGAGCGACGTTGACGTGAATGGATGTTTGCGATTACAGCAAGGTGTTCAAGATTTGTATGGTCTGATTTAGTAAATGTGTATTATATACTATACAATATGTGGCTAGGCCTATAGGTAGTTCCCCCGAACAAGTCATGTTTAAAAGATATGTTTCTGCTATACTGTAACTCTTTGACAGTTCGGAGCGTATGTTGTGGTGAATGCTCTGGTCGGTAAAAGCACGCTAGTTCAATCTAGGGTACCTAGTACGTCGCAGCCGCAGCCGCGTCAAAGCGTTATACAAATACGGCAAATGCGGGGATTCATTTCACCCCTCCCCCTTTTGTCCTATCGATCTTGATACAGTAAACCGGTACATCATCTGCATAGTATCTGTCTGCCAGCAGAGACGGGTATTATCGCTCTCTAGCTCGAAGCTTCTTCAGTTATCGAGATATCTCAGCGAAGAGTGAGGAGCTGGATGTTCACATGTAAAGGAGCAGATACGTCCGGGGTTACGATAAGGTAGACATACAGTACATACATGCAACAGGAGGAACTGGAACCGTAGCCAGTGCGGAATCAAATTCTGACAGTTCGCGGAACCGAGGTACGCAGCCCCTAGCAACCCCAGCAAAACATACTACCATCCGCCATAAACAACCGGAAGCGTGCGGCGCGCAACTCCACAACGTACCTCACCATCACCATCTCGCAGCCCACAAGGAACAATACAAATCATGGCCACAACGCCCTTCGCTCCACCCTCCCGCCGCGGCGacttcctcttctcctcGGTCCTCTACGCCGACCCCGGAAACTCCAATCACCACGCCCGCGCCAGCGTCGCCGAGCTCGCCGCGCTCTTGCGCCCCGAAGCCCCCAATCTGTACAACAAAGGTCAAAAGCCTGGTGTTGCGACACCAGCAAAGGATCCGGCCTGGCACTTTTATAGCGCGCAGTTGATTCACTATGGACTTCCGGTtaccaaggagaagaataCGGCAAAAGTTCGGCTGCTGAATGCGTTGAATCAATtcaagctggaggtgccGGCGTGGGTGTTGAAGGTGGAGAGCGACCTGAAGAAGGAGTGGGAGGCGGAGTGTAGGAGAGTAAAGAAGGCTGGTGTTGGTGCTGGTGCGGGCATGGGGGTGAAGGGTATGGGAGCGAAGACGAGTAAAGTGAAGACGCAGGCTGGTGAGAGTAGTGGTGGAGGTAGTTTCTCAACAAGCAACGGCGTTAACGTTACTGGTACGTCTAAGATTTGGGTTGTTGTGGTCATCGAACTGATTTGATCTTGTTAGTCAACCTCAATCTTTCATCCAGTCTGGGTGTTTCTGCGGATAGCTTTGCGAAGAAGCCATCGCCGGCGAAGCGTAAGCGTGGTGATGGGGATGATGGGGGCTCAAATGATACGCCAAAGAAGGCGGCGAGGGTGATCAAGGCGCCAGCATCAAAGAAGGCAGCGATGACCAAGGAACCAGCAGCTAAGAAAGAGCCCGCAGTCAAAAAGGCACCAGCCGTAAAGAAAGAGCCCGCGCCTAAAAAGGAGCCGAAAGTCAAGAAAGAACCAGCACCCAGGTCGAAAGTGAAAAAGGAACAGTATGACGACCCCAGCGACCGCGCTATCATCATGAGTGGCATGTACGACATCACCAGCGATACAGCCAGCGACACATGGCAAGAATACCAACTCGATCTCAGTCTTTCCACCGATCCCAACCGCGGCGTCTGGTGGGCGACATTCCGCTGGGGCGCCTGGGACGGCATCATGCGCATTCAACCCGCCCCTGGTTTCAACCTCTTTGGCCAGTGCGAGCTAGGCTGGCGTATGCGTGATCTGGAGACGGGCCAATTGACCTTTGGCAAGAGATGTACGGGAGACATTGAGTTTTTCGCCAATCAGACATTGAGGGGTTGCTTGTACGAGGTACCTGGAGCAGGGGCATTGCAGTTTGAAGGGACTAGGGTGTCGGGTCCGGCGGTACAAGATGATCTGCAGCATGAGTGGGATGATTTTGTTAAGCAGGCCTATGGGCGTTGAGTAGAGAGGAGGGTCTTGCCTGGTTGTAGGCCTGCTGTTTTGGATACGGATTAACTAGGGTTACGGATGTCACAGTCGATGATATCGTAGCAATAGTCTTTGATTTATAGCGACATATTCTGGATGTGGTTTCATCAAGGCAAGGCTTAGGAATTTTTCAAGGTCGAAATAGGTAGATTCTGAGAAAGCTTCTTAAGTGGGCAGTACATGTGTGGCGTAGATGCTAAAGAGTATAGCGTCACTACGCAGGATAATAGCAAGAGTGTAGGATTGGCCATATCTTGTAATACGTTCTCCATTTAACTACTCCTGTTTTGTTGTTGATGCTTAGATCTAGTATGCAACTGCCCTAGATTGACCTGCGAGAACATGATGCTGCATTCGATGTTATACTTCTGAGTCCATGAATAGGCGTGTGTCTCCCTCTCGCTTATGTGCTAATGGAACCTGTACATCATTATTGTTTTTTTGTGGTGTTTGTACCAAGCATCATTGAATTTCTAGGTCAGAATTTGTAGGCATATTCCAGATGAATCGGAGCAGAAGGCACTATCGTGGCTGCCAAGCTGTAGCGCCTCGCGCCTTCTCGTGCAGTGTTCAGCATTCTGATCCCACTTTATGTGCGAACAGATCAGATACTACATCATATCTCTACTACATGATCTTCACAACTTCAGGTAGCGTCTATGGTCCCTACGCAATTACACAACTCCTGGACCATACCAAGCCATGCACATGAGCACCTACCCGTCTTCTTCTAGCCTATGCTCTTGATGGGACCTTGTATTTCTAGACTCTAGCTTGCATACAGACCTACAGATACCCTCCACCATAATTATCCGGCATTCGCTTTTAGTGGCGAAGACACAAAGAACACCAATCTCCCTGTTCTTTTCAAAAGCATCCTCATCCAGCTAATCCTCGCACCTTCAGATCCACAAGGCGAACATCATTACACTCCCGCTAAAACCAACCCTTGCCTTCATCCATAGACCAAGTCAGTGCTCTTCCACGCATCGCTTCTAGCTCGAAAAGAAGCAGAAAAGCAAATCAAAAGGAGCGGGTTCCGTTCGTACTCGACCACGTAAAATGAAGCATAGAGACTACAGGACTAGAACCGTCTTTTTTTGTCCTGTTTAAGCAAAATCGAGTAAGAACGAAGAACACCGAAAAATCGTACTAAAGGTACTATTTGCTATTTGGGGATCGTGAGAGTGCCGCACGCTCAGTCCCAATAACTTTACTGCCGACGACAATGCAACACCGatccacacacacacatactTGCGCGTAGACAAAGTACCGTAGGTACAGACATGCACGCATTGCCGTCTGTCTTTCGTAGTCTCGCACAGA from Pyrenophora tritici-repentis strain M4 chromosome 1, whole genome shotgun sequence encodes the following:
- a CDS encoding Atrophin-1 multi-domain protein, with translation MPPVRSTSGARSPEHRALPFSHSRHTSQVQPLGQAAAADVYSPAPNTSHNSHGVQQVPSRSSILTPPVKEEPRNPPTSLPSAQPQPLLHSQLQHPQRSQPTMHNTPPPAVPKPAAEPRKSNLMSLLNDTDPEEPRRKKPSEQGPPSHSSTPQQTAPIAPPPPTTQSYSLSRRPPYEDTMVVQPPFSRQSYAQQSSIPTASSSRPIDLTDDKQPPVTRPSLRDTWQAQQPFHRGMSQTPQLGSISSSQSGLPQPPVAHERSYANHRSVFGQHNTPRQNPTPPPLSGFNNSPNPHSRTPSISGPPGSLPRHAIPGTTSTQHAQALNASAQILQPNPYAQVDPPGSGGPPSGPMGMRPSPHLPASHISQQRDSSGRNDHSQTSNANLSYSNPQTPNELSGQHPFQSLNRLTEPYRPRDPRDAHDMDHRQISDRDTSRELSQRTDYLRDQLSNPVSRATGPPMHEDMRYQPQDRVYLSQRSQTPLSRPDHGQPPPLQHPPHSSLGVANHSLYSQRVPDEPSHHFMRDPQNRSISNRIREEHAQMQHHHHAAAHREEHVRRENEMREREMREREMRDHEMRDRDMRERSARDAHYRESIMRGRDMRGPPPPPGSGPGSMSDQRPPPTTPMDWVNGVRHQQERGPWQR
- a CDS encoding TT-ORF1 multi-domain protein, whose protein sequence is MATTPFAPPSRRGDFLFSSVLYADPGNSNHHARASVAELAALLRPEAPNLYNKGQKPGVATPAKDPAWHFYSAQLIHYGLPVTKEKNTAKVRLLNALNQFKLEVPAWVLKVESDLKKEWEAECRRVKKAGVGAGAGMGVKGMGAKTSKVKTQAGESSGGGSFSTSNGVNVTVNLNLSSSLGVSADSFAKKPSPAKRKRGDGDDGGSNDTPKKAARVIKAPASKKAAMTKEPAAKKEPAVKKAPAVKKEPAPKKEPKVKKEPAPRSKVKKEQYDDPSDRAIIMSGMYDITSDTASDTWQEYQLDLSLSTDPNRGVWWATFRWGAWDGIMRIQPAPGFNLFGQCELGWRMRDLETGQLTFGKRCTGDIEFFANQTLRGCLYEVPGAGALQFEGTRVSGPAVQDDLQHEWDDFVKQAYGR